A single Alosa sapidissima isolate fAloSap1 chromosome 17, fAloSap1.pri, whole genome shotgun sequence DNA region contains:
- the cavin4b gene encoding caveolae-associated protein 4b, which translates to MAQKMDVSALEGEAGVLALLERVAGIIDNVQACQTRMEERQLELEASVKTIQADVAKLTKDHAATNGVVEKLLEKTRKVSCHIKDVRVRVEKQNERVKKVEETQGELLVKNKFRVVIYQGDNEVKAVAAPKPVPKEASADAKEEAVEPPAPDSDEEYMVVEEGDSSATRMKKSGLKRIESLKHTFSRENMSKTKESMGSKMGKLGERIVTAERREKIRQSGERIKQSGERLKETITKTVPAKLNLKKERTVAEGQEGAEGSTEGAVPAPIPPAKGRKANDVAYTEVALEKEEAAEGKGEESEVPMYDMKQLS; encoded by the exons ATGGCTCAGAAGATGGACGTGTCGGCGCTGGAGGGTGAGGCTGGCGTGCTGGCGTTGCTGGAGCGAGTGGCGGGCATCATCGACAATGTCCAGGCGTGCCAGACGCGCATGGAGGAGAGGCAGCTGGAGCTTGAGGCCAGCGTCAAGACCATCCAGGCGGACGTGGCCAAGCTGACCAAGGACCACGCGGCCACCAACGGCGTCGTGGAGAAGCTGCTGGAGAAGACGCGCAAGGTCAGCTGCCACATCAAGgacgtgcgtgtgcgcgtggaGAAACAGAACGAGCGCGTGAAGAAGGTGGAAGAGACGCAGGGAGAGCTACTCGTGAAGAACAAGTTCAGAGTGGTCATCTACCAG GGTGATAATGAAGTGAAGGCCGTGGCCGCCCCAAAGCCCGTCCCTAAGGAGGCGTCTGCCGACGCCAAAGAGGAGGCAGTGGAGCCGCCCGCCCCAGACTCGGACGAGGAGTacatggtggtggaggagggcgACTCGTCCGCTACCCGCATGAAGAAGTCCGGCCTGAAGCGCATCGAGAGCCTGAAGCACACCTTCTCCCGTGAGAACAtgagcaagaccaaggagagcATGGGCAGCAAGATGGGCAAGCTGGGCGAGCGCATCGTTACGGCCGAGCGCCGCGAGAAGATCCGCCAGTCCGGCGAGCGCATCAAGCAGTCCGGCGAGCGGCTCAAGGAGACCATCACCAAGACCGTGCCGGCCAAGCTGAACCTGAAGAAGGAGCGGACAGTGGCCGAGGGTCAGGAGGGGGCCGAGGGCTCCACGGAGGGGGCAGTGCCCGCACCCATCCCCCCCGCCAAGGGCCGCAAGGCCAACGACGTCGCCTACACCGAGGTGGCGCTCGAGAAGGAGGAGGCGGCCGAGGGCAAGGGGGAGGAGTCCGAAGTCCCCATGTACGACATGAAGCAGCTCTCCTAA